A segment of the Sulfurovum indicum genome:
AACGTCATACACAGATACTCGATGAGATCATGGATGCACAGCTTGGTGTGGTACATAAAGTCTATTTTGATGAGCTCAAACCAGGTAACCGTGCAGCCGGACGCAGTGATGACGGGAAACTTGTTTTTGTAGAAGGCAGTGAGGAGCTGCTTGGAAAGATCGTTGATGTGCAGATCACCAAGACATCACGCGGTGCCCTTGACGGGGTAGTGATAACGGAATAGACAGAAATGAGAGATCTCTTCAGGCAGGCAGGTATCATTGTGATCCCTGTGCTTGTCTATGTTATCATGCGGTTACTATGGGTGACCTGCCGCAAGCGCTTCCACAATCTTTCCGAGATAGATGAATCACAGCATGTCTGTGTCTGTTGGCATGGTGAACTGTTAATGAGTCCACAGGCATATAGAAAGATCCACCCTGAGCACAAAGCTTCCGCTATTATCTCCTCGCATTTTGATGGATCCCTGATTGCAGGTACTCTGCGTTTTTTAAAGATAAGACCTCTCCGCGGATCGACCAAAAAAGGTGCCAGACAGGTACTTTTGCAGGCGTTTAAAAGTATTAAAGCGGGTGAAGAGGTGCTGATTACCCCAGACGGTCCAAGAGGTCCCAGACACTCTATGAGTGACGGAGCCATTGGGATCGCACTCAAAAGCAGGCTGCCTATTTTTGTGATGAATTACCAGCCATCATCCTACTGGCAGCTTGGCAGCTGGGACAGGTTTGTCATTCCCAAACCTTTCTGCCGCATTGACTTCTACATACAGAGTCTCTCTCTGGAAGGGATGGAGATAGAAGAGGCAAAAGAGTATCTGAAAGAGAAGATGCTGGAACACACGGTAATTTAATGAGCAATAAGCAACTGAGAGAGTATATTGAGGAATTTCTCGATTACCTTTTGAGTGTGCGCGGCTATTCCGAAGCGACGGTAGAGACTTATGAGATAGCGTTGCGGCAGATGGAGGAGGTGAGTCACTTTTATGAAGAGGATGGTGTATGGGTGCTCGATATTACACCTTTTCGTTTCAAGATCGTCAAGAACAGTAAAAAGACTATTGTTAAAAAGCTCTCTGCTGTACGTTCACTGGTCAAATACCTGGAAGATCAGTGTGATTTTGCAGTCAGGGTGATCTCCGATGAGTCCATAAAGGTACCTCAGTCTCTTCCCAAGCCAATAGAAGAGAGGCATATAGATGAGGTCTTAAGGAAGGCAACGATCGAAGAGAAAGTGCTTGTAGCGATGCTTTACGGTCTTGGTCTGCGTATTTCGGAGTTGAGCAGACTGAAACTGGATGATATTAAAGAGGGATGGGTCATGGTTCACGGAAAAGGGAACAAAGTACGTCAACTCCCTCTGCTGGATTCACTGCAGAAACTTCTACAGGTTTATTTGGCAAATACCCAGCCTGAAACGTATCTTTTTGAAAAAGGAAATGCTCCGCTCAATAGCGCACAGCTGCGCTACAGACTGACAAAACTCTTTAGGGAGCATGGGCTTCAAGCTACACCGCACCAGCTTCGGCACTCTTTTGCCACCCATTTGCTCAACCATGGAGCACGTATTGCTGATGTAAGTGAACTGCTGGGGCATGAAACGATGGCAACAACACAAGTCTATACCAAACTTGGTTCTGCAAGGAAGATGCAGGAGTATATGAAGGCGCACCCTTTGGCTGATGCCAGGCATCAGCCAGATGAGGAGTGAGGAGTCAGGATCGGTATGTATTGCTTTGCAATGCGTTGATCTCCTGGAGGTCTATCTCTTTTGTGAAGAGATAGGGGCGTATTTTTGATGGGATCTTTGCAACACGGCACACCTCTTTAAATTTCTTTGGCATCTCAGTTGTAATATAGGGGGCAATATAGAGCAGGTCATCCTTGAGTTCTACTGCCCATGCTCCACCAATGACAAGGCTTTGTTTATTCTCTATCTCCTGACGTTGTGATGCAGAGAGGAGATATCCCAGTGTTTTAAGGGTCATGTCGGCTGCTTTGCTTTTGGCATTTGCTCTGTAGAGTTTAATGATCCTTAGTTTTTCATAGCTGTAGATGAGACTATATCCGCTCTCAAGCACTTTTTTGTCTCTTCTGAGGTATGCAAAACTGCGTTTGATCCCCTCTTTGTATTTTGACAGCAGAGGATCGGAGAACTGTTTTCTAAATCTGTTTCTCTCATATTTTTCATCGCTGTTGCTTGTGTCTGTGAAGTAGGGATGACCATGCTCTTTCAGGTAAGCAAGTAACTCTTCCTTACTGTATTCGAGCAGAGGACGTACCACTGTATAGTTCTCTCTTTTGCTTAGAGGTTCAAGTCCAAGTAGCTCAGAAGTGCCGGCACCTTTTGTAAGGCGCATCAGCAGCCACTCCAGCTGATCATTGAGTTGATGGGCGGTAAGCAGATTGTCATAACCGTGTGCTTTGATAAGTCTCTCAAAAAAATCATAGCGGAATATTCTGGCATTTGCTTCAAAGTGTGAGCTAAAATGTGGTGCCATTGCTGTATGACACTTCAGGTTGTACTGTTGTGCCAAGGCTTTGGCATGTGCTACTTCTTTTTTACTCTCTTCTCTTACACCATAATCAACAATAGCAATATCAAATTTGATGTTGTTTTCTATGAGTAGAAAAAAAAGAGCGGAAGAGTCTACTCCTGCAGAAAAAGCGAGAAGATTTCTTTTTTCAAGTAGGAAGTAGGAAGTAGGAAGTAGAAGTGATTTCATTTTAGATTTTCTTTTATCTTTTTCGTACTAGAGATAAGAAGTTTGAGCAGTTCATCAATTTCAGGTTGAATACTTTGGAGCATTTTATCATTTAGATATCCAGACTCTTTCAATAGTAAGAGCCAATATTCGGTTTCGTTAGCTTCTTTTAGAGCAATAGTGAGCTTATGTAAAAAGTCAGCTTTAGATTGGGCATATTGTGCTTCACGTATCAACGCTCCGATGGATGTGCCGCTACGAATAATCTGTTTCGATAAAATATATTCTTTATGCTCTGTTTGTAAGTATTGAGAGAGCTTGATGATTCGCAATGCAAAGGCAAAGCTTTTTTCTCGTAACAGATCCTTTTTCATTCCTACTTTCTACTTTCTACTTCCTCATTAATAAGTGTTGCGAGAAGTTGTTCCCCCACCAGTTCTGTCACTTTTGCCTCATATATCTTTCCATATTCTACACTTATGTCGTTTGTATCGTTGATGAGGATCTCTCCATCGATGTCAATGGCCCACTGCAGCGGTCTTGCCGAGAGAAGGAATTCATGTTCATCACTCTCTCCGTCAATAACAAGTTCAACAGTTTTGCCTACCATTTTTTCAAGAGATCTGACTGTACATGCCTGGGCGATCTCACCTAGAATCGCGGTTCTCTCTTCAATGAGCTCTTTAGGCAGCTGCTCCATTTCATAGGCAGCAGTGCTCTCTTCATTGGAGTAGGCAAAGACATTGAATCGGTCAAATCCGAAATCTTCCATGAAAGAGCAGAGCTTTTCAAAACTTTCACTGTTCTCCCCCGGATGCCCGGCAATGACTGAAGTGCGCAGGAAGGCGTTTGGTTTGCTTTTCATGTATTCGAGCAGTTCAATGGTCTTCTCTTCCCCAAAACCTCGTTTCATTGTTTTAAGCACACGGTCATCGATATGCTGAACAGGCATATCGTAGTAGGTCTGGAAGATTGCTGAGTCGGCGATGGTATCGATGAGTGCAAAAGTAGTAGTACTGGGATAGAGGTAAAGAATGCGTGCACTCTTGACACCTTCTATCTTTTCTACTGCTTTGATGAGGTCTCTAAGCCCATCCTTGAGCCCCATGTCGCGTCCGTAGCTTGAGGAGTCCTGGGAGATGAAAGAGAAGTCGTAAAAACCCTGTGCAGCAAGGCTGCTTACCTCTTTGACGATCGATTCGAGTGAGCGTGAGTGGAGTTTACCTTTAAAGCTTGGAATGGCACAGAAAGAACAGGTTTGGTTGCATCCCTCGGCGATCTTGATATAGGCATGGTAGTTTGAACCGGTAATGACCCTTCCGCTTGACTCTGTAGCCAGATAGACTTCCGGAGAGAAAGAGCTCTGTTTCTGGGCAATGAGCTGGTCTATCTTTTCATAGTCTCCTACCCCGGTAAAGATATCGATCTCCGGGAGCTCCTGCATGAGCTCTTCTTTGTAGCGCTCACTGAGACAGCCACTCATGACAAGAATAGAGTCTTTTTTTCGTTCATCATGCAGATTGAGGAGTGTATTGATACTCTCTTCTTTGGCTGCATCGATGAAGCCGCAGGTATTGACGATGATGACATCAGCAGCAGTATTGTCATCGGTGATCTCATACTCTTTGAGACGACCAAGCATCACTTCGCTGTCGACAAGGTTTTTGGTACAGCCGAGGCTGACGAGGTGTAGTTTTTTGGACATGTTGTATTCTTTTTTTTGTGGATTATAGCATATTTTGTAGTTTTGATGAAAATGTATCATATTAATGTTACGCTACATCAATCTCTACGGAATAAAGTTTCAAGTATGTAGGGGCAGGATCCCTGTGTTCCCATAGGAGATGCCCGTAGGATGCATGACAAGGTATGGGGATATGGATAACGTATATGTAAAAATTGTTTTGAGTATGGTATGAATGGTATGAAAACTGGAAAGAGTAAAAAAAGAAAGGTTAGAGCCAGACCGAAGTCTGACTCCTAAGAGGTTGTAACTTTAAGAAGTGATTCTTAGAAGTTGTATCTTGCCCAGAAACGAAGAACATTTTGGTCATACTCATCTATTGGTGCCCAGTAAGCACTATCTACATCCAAAGTTCGATAAATGTATCCGGCAAATACAGTTGTAGTGTCATTAAATACTTTAGTTTTGTAAGTAAGATCTAATTCTTGATATGTTCCCTCATCATCGCCGGCAAATCTATTACTTCCTAAATAATAGTTTACAGAGTTAGTTGCTAATCCATAATCACTGTAGTTATAGGCTAAACCAAGTTTACCACCTAATGCTTTTACACCAACTCTTGCAACAAAAGTATCAGAATCTATTTTAATGAAGTCT
Coding sequences within it:
- a CDS encoding four helix bundle protein; this translates as MKKDLLREKSFAFALRIIKLSQYLQTEHKEYILSKQIIRSGTSIGALIREAQYAQSKADFLHKLTIALKEANETEYWLLLLKESGYLNDKMLQSIQPEIDELLKLLISSTKKIKENLK
- the tilS gene encoding tRNA lysidine(34) synthetase TilS; translated protein: MKSLLLPTSYFLLEKRNLLAFSAGVDSSALFFLLIENNIKFDIAIVDYGVREESKKEVAHAKALAQQYNLKCHTAMAPHFSSHFEANARIFRYDFFERLIKAHGYDNLLTAHQLNDQLEWLLMRLTKGAGTSELLGLEPLSKRENYTVVRPLLEYSKEELLAYLKEHGHPYFTDTSNSDEKYERNRFRKQFSDPLLSKYKEGIKRSFAYLRRDKKVLESGYSLIYSYEKLRIIKLYRANAKSKAADMTLKTLGYLLSASQRQEIENKQSLVIGGAWAVELKDDLLYIAPYITTEMPKKFKEVCRVAKIPSKIRPYLFTKEIDLQEINALQSNTYRS
- a CDS encoding lysophospholipid acyltransferase family protein, whose amino-acid sequence is MRDLFRQAGIIVIPVLVYVIMRLLWVTCRKRFHNLSEIDESQHVCVCWHGELLMSPQAYRKIHPEHKASAIISSHFDGSLIAGTLRFLKIRPLRGSTKKGARQVLLQAFKSIKAGEEVLITPDGPRGPRHSMSDGAIGIALKSRLPIFVMNYQPSSYWQLGSWDRFVIPKPFCRIDFYIQSLSLEGMEIEEAKEYLKEKMLEHTVI
- the rimO gene encoding 30S ribosomal protein S12 methylthiotransferase RimO; translated protein: MSKKLHLVSLGCTKNLVDSEVMLGRLKEYEITDDNTAADVIIVNTCGFIDAAKEESINTLLNLHDERKKDSILVMSGCLSERYKEELMQELPEIDIFTGVGDYEKIDQLIAQKQSSFSPEVYLATESSGRVITGSNYHAYIKIAEGCNQTCSFCAIPSFKGKLHSRSLESIVKEVSSLAAQGFYDFSFISQDSSSYGRDMGLKDGLRDLIKAVEKIEGVKSARILYLYPSTTTFALIDTIADSAIFQTYYDMPVQHIDDRVLKTMKRGFGEEKTIELLEYMKSKPNAFLRTSVIAGHPGENSESFEKLCSFMEDFGFDRFNVFAYSNEESTAAYEMEQLPKELIEERTAILGEIAQACTVRSLEKMVGKTVELVIDGESDEHEFLLSARPLQWAIDIDGEILINDTNDISVEYGKIYEAKVTELVGEQLLATLINEEVESRK
- a CDS encoding tyrosine-type recombinase/integrase, which gives rise to MSNKQLREYIEEFLDYLLSVRGYSEATVETYEIALRQMEEVSHFYEEDGVWVLDITPFRFKIVKNSKKTIVKKLSAVRSLVKYLEDQCDFAVRVISDESIKVPQSLPKPIEERHIDEVLRKATIEEKVLVAMLYGLGLRISELSRLKLDDIKEGWVMVHGKGNKVRQLPLLDSLQKLLQVYLANTQPETYLFEKGNAPLNSAQLRYRLTKLFREHGLQATPHQLRHSFATHLLNHGARIADVSELLGHETMATTQVYTKLGSARKMQEYMKAHPLADARHQPDEE